A genome region from Nicotiana tabacum cultivar K326 chromosome 13, ASM71507v2, whole genome shotgun sequence includes the following:
- the LOC107790937 gene encoding RING-H2 finger protein ATL78-like: MENFHYSRRLLLIPTTLQQYRPDTTVAPPPATRISHDTTDQPSFDANVVMVLSVLICSIICSLIVNCLIKCALRCANRVLADSSSNHTNPSVAKLANTGIKKKALNTFPVLTYTTELKHPGIDSECVICLSEFGVGEKVKVLPKCNHGFHVKCIDKWLNSHSSCPTCRHCLIETCQKIVNGGTSVTSTSAPVKEIIIGIESLQREGVISNSLS, from the coding sequence ATGGAAAACTTCCACTACTCAAGAAGACTACTTCTAATACCAACTACATTGCAACAATACCGCCCCGATACCACCGTGGCGCCGCCTCCGGCAACCAGAATCAGTCACGACACAACCGATCAACCATCATTTGATGCAAATGTTGTGATGGTATTGTCTGTACTTATATGTTCCATAATTTGTTCACTTATAGTGAACTGCCTAATAAAGTGTGCATTGAGATGCGCTAACCGAGTATTGGCAGACTCATCCTCAAACCATACAAACCCTTCTGTAGCAAAGCTAGCCAATACAGGGATCAAGAAAAAAGCCCTCAACACATTCCCAGTTTTAACCTATACTACTGAATTGAAACATCCAGGGATTGACTCTGAGTGTGTAATTTGCTTATCAGAATTTGGAGTTGGAGAAAAAGTTAAGGTTCTGCCTAAGTGCAACCATGGCTTCCACGTCAAGTGTATTGATAAATGGCTGAATTCCCACTCTTCTTGTCCTACTTGTAGGCACTGCCTTATTGAAACTTGCCAAAAAATTGTAAACGGAGGCACTTCTGTTACTAGTACATCGGCACCAGTTAAAGAAATCATAATAGGGATTGAATCTCTCCAACGTGAAGGTGTTATATCTAACAGCCTAAGTTAG